A window from Dama dama isolate Ldn47 chromosome 11, ASM3311817v1, whole genome shotgun sequence encodes these proteins:
- the GNLY gene encoding granulysin, which translates to MTSWAVLLIASVLLVAPGLAFSGLTPEHHDQATAHLCEGDELCQGLSPEDPQGDLVLQKEELGLLCDNCRLIMQRLEDMVGDQPNENTVSEAASKVCSKMKVLRGVCKSIMKRFLRVISRDILAGKKPQAICFDIRLCKSKAGLI; encoded by the exons ATGACCTCCTGGGCCGTCCTGCTCATCGCCTCAGTGCTCCTGGTCGCCCCAG GGCTGGCCTTTTCCGGTCTGACCCCTGAGCACCACGATCAGGCGACGGCCCATCTGTGCGAAGGAGATGAGTTGTGCCAGGGCCTGTCCCCGGAGGATCCCCAG GGTGACCTGGTGCTCCAGAAAGAGGAGCTGGGCCTACTCTGTGATAACTGTCGGTTGATAATGCAACGTCTGGAGGACATGGTGGGAGATCAGCCCAATGAG AATACCGTCAGCGAGGCGGCCTCCAAGGTGTGCAGCAAGATGAAGGTGCTGAGAGGTGTGTGCAAGTCAATCATGAAGAGATTTCTCCGTGTCATCTCTCGGGACATCTTAGCTGGAAAAAAGCCTCAGGCCATCTGTTTTGACATCAGGCTGTGCAAAAGCAAGGCAG GTCTCATCTGA